A portion of the Rhodopseudomonas sp. BAL398 genome contains these proteins:
- a CDS encoding endonuclease domain-containing protein, whose product MANTIARALRKNLTPQETRLWVRLRALKPGGYHFRRQAPVDRFIVDFICFHAKLVIEADGGQHGMPDGACADQARDAFLRAQGFRVLRFWNSEIDANLDGVMTQILAVLPPPTDRPPAGHPPHKGEG is encoded by the coding sequence GTGGCCAACACCATCGCCCGCGCGCTCCGCAAAAATCTCACCCCGCAGGAAACCAGATTGTGGGTGAGACTGCGCGCGTTGAAACCGGGCGGCTATCACTTCCGCCGCCAGGCCCCGGTCGACCGCTTCATCGTCGATTTCATCTGCTTCCACGCCAAGCTGGTGATCGAAGCCGATGGCGGCCAGCACGGCATGCCTGATGGCGCCTGCGCCGACCAGGCGCGTGACGCGTTTTTGCGCGCGCAGGGCTTTCGGGTCTTGCGATTCTGGAATTCCGAGATCGACGCCAATCTGGACGGCGTCATGACGCAAATCCTTGCCGTGCTGCCACCCCCAACCGACCGGCCTCCGGCCGGCCACCCTCCCCACAAGGGGGAGGGATAG
- a CDS encoding Fic family protein, translating to MAIYIHERDDWPNFSWDSAALSRLLGEVRHRQGRLLGRMQQLGFALREEAILATLTEDVLTSSEIEGEILDKTQVRSSIARRLGIDAAALSAADRDVEGVVDMMLDATQNYQEPLTADRLFAWHAAMFPTGRSGMRKIIVGGWRDGARGPMQVVSGPEGREQVHYQAPDASRLDAEMKSFLDWFNGDDGTDPVLRAGLAHLWFVTIHPFEDGNGRIARAIADMSLARSEYSAQRFYSMSAQIRVERKAYYDLLEATQKGSLDVTPWLDWFLHCLDRAFGGAEDVLAAVFRKAEFWKKHATAPINHRQRDILNRLLDGFDGKLTSSKYATIAKISPDTALRDITDLVERGVLVKDQGGGRSTSYSLAE from the coding sequence ATGGCAATCTACATCCATGAACGCGACGATTGGCCCAATTTTTCCTGGGATTCGGCGGCATTGTCCCGATTGCTCGGCGAGGTCCGGCATCGGCAAGGCAGGCTGCTGGGCCGCATGCAGCAACTCGGCTTTGCGCTGCGCGAGGAAGCCATCCTCGCGACGCTGACCGAAGACGTTTTGACGTCGAGCGAGATCGAAGGCGAGATTCTCGACAAGACCCAGGTCCGCTCGTCGATCGCTCGACGTCTCGGCATCGATGCCGCGGCTCTGAGCGCCGCCGACCGCGACGTCGAAGGCGTCGTCGACATGATGCTCGACGCCACGCAAAACTATCAAGAGCCACTCACAGCCGACAGGCTGTTCGCATGGCACGCCGCGATGTTTCCAACCGGGCGCAGCGGCATGCGCAAGATCATCGTTGGTGGATGGCGCGACGGAGCGCGTGGGCCGATGCAGGTCGTCTCCGGGCCGGAAGGCCGCGAGCAGGTCCATTACCAGGCCCCGGATGCTTCCCGCCTCGACGCCGAAATGAAATCCTTCCTCGACTGGTTCAACGGAGATGACGGCACCGATCCGGTTCTGCGCGCAGGACTGGCGCATCTGTGGTTTGTCACGATCCATCCGTTCGAGGACGGCAACGGACGAATTGCCCGCGCCATCGCCGATATGTCGCTCGCGCGTTCCGAATACAGCGCGCAACGTTTCTACAGCATGTCAGCGCAGATCCGGGTGGAGCGAAAAGCCTATTACGACTTGCTCGAAGCGACGCAGAAAGGCTCGCTCGACGTCACGCCTTGGCTCGACTGGTTCCTGCATTGTCTGGATCGCGCCTTCGGCGGGGCTGAAGACGTTCTGGCCGCGGTGTTCCGCAAAGCCGAATTCTGGAAGAAACACGCCACCGCCCCCATCAACCATCGCCAGCGCGACATTCTCAATCGCCTGCTCGATGGCTTCGACGGAAAACTCACATCCTCGAAATATGCGACCATCGCCAAGATATCGCCGGATACGGCATTGCGGGACATTACCGACCTGGTTGAACGCGGCGTTCTTGTCAAAGACCAGGGCGGCGGCCGTAGCACTAGCTATTCTCTTGCCGAGTAG
- a CDS encoding AsmA family protein, whose translation MKVVKIGLVGIAIAVAAIMLLLAIGIPSGWVNSLIQNRVARDIGYRITVDGPTKISLFPGLGVTLHDVSLQRPQQDDQDSRITIASLRAALPLRSVIAGHAQVTDLTLTRPVIHVPLLRDRGAPAAPDKNSAAEPQPRTISVDHVSIVDGAVVFANARDGVAQRIDGIDSEIRSAPEQRISATGKARFGDHSLGFAIKAATQGPARQPVPVELTLDAPDLLKSQLTAKAEIRLNDAMLQINGLSGMLGDEQFNGWASADLAGKPLLKLDVDFQQLDVAMTPAPPQPGEPWSDAPIDLSGLNYLDAQIRLSAADLKIGEARFAPALIDAKLTNGAMTAQFTDLGVYGGKADGALGIDVSTPTPSYTLRGDLKDVRALPLLSGLAEFDRLDGKMQAKIAVTASGGSQRAIMSALNGTAFVNFSDGEIRGLNVAKMIRTLTSSTLTGWQESSTEATDLSQLSASFQIDQGKATSSDLLLIGPLVRMTGAGTIDLTAKSLAFRVEPKLVMTTQGQGRSGDPVGFGIPVVVDGPWNAPRIFPDAAGILDNPDAAYARLRQLGQGLFGALGGQDASGSGALSGELGKTLGKLIQQGLDGQQPGGQTPDGREPRGIAPQNPAPQSETGPGAPTNPDDDAAMNAIMKRLFNR comes from the coding sequence ATGAAAGTGGTGAAGATCGGCCTTGTCGGAATCGCGATTGCGGTCGCCGCTATCATGCTGCTGCTGGCGATCGGAATTCCGTCGGGCTGGGTCAATTCGCTGATCCAGAATCGTGTCGCGCGCGACATCGGTTACCGGATCACGGTCGATGGCCCGACCAAAATCTCGCTGTTTCCTGGGCTGGGCGTGACGCTGCACGACGTCTCGCTGCAACGCCCGCAGCAGGATGATCAGGACAGCCGTATCACCATTGCCAGCCTGCGGGCCGCGCTGCCGCTACGCAGCGTGATCGCAGGCCATGCGCAGGTCACCGACCTCACGCTCACCCGACCGGTGATCCACGTACCCTTGCTGCGCGACCGCGGTGCGCCGGCCGCGCCCGACAAGAATTCGGCCGCCGAACCGCAGCCGCGGACGATCAGCGTCGATCACGTCAGCATTGTCGACGGCGCCGTGGTGTTTGCCAACGCCCGCGACGGCGTCGCGCAGCGCATCGACGGCATCGATTCCGAGATCCGCAGCGCCCCGGAGCAGCGCATTAGCGCCACCGGAAAGGCCCGATTTGGCGACCACAGTCTCGGCTTCGCGATCAAGGCCGCAACGCAGGGGCCGGCGCGGCAGCCCGTGCCGGTCGAACTGACCCTCGACGCGCCGGACCTGCTAAAATCCCAACTCACCGCAAAGGCCGAGATCCGCCTCAACGACGCCATGCTGCAGATCAACGGCCTCAGCGGCATGCTGGGCGACGAGCAGTTCAATGGCTGGGCCTCCGCCGACTTGGCCGGCAAGCCGCTGCTCAAGCTCGACGTGGATTTCCAGCAGCTGGATGTTGCGATGACGCCCGCGCCGCCGCAGCCCGGCGAGCCGTGGAGCGATGCCCCGATTGATCTCTCCGGCCTCAACTATCTCGATGCCCAGATCCGGCTGTCGGCCGCCGATCTCAAGATCGGCGAGGCCCGCTTCGCCCCGGCCTTGATCGACGCCAAACTGACCAACGGTGCGATGACCGCGCAATTCACCGATCTCGGCGTCTATGGCGGCAAGGCCGATGGCGCCTTGGGCATCGACGTCTCGACGCCAACGCCATCCTACACACTGCGTGGCGACCTCAAGGACGTGCGGGCCTTGCCGCTGCTCAGCGGCCTTGCCGAATTCGACAGGCTCGACGGCAAGATGCAGGCAAAGATCGCCGTGACGGCGAGCGGCGGCAGTCAGCGCGCGATCATGTCAGCGCTGAACGGCACCGCCTTCGTCAATTTCAGCGACGGCGAAATTCGCGGCCTCAACGTCGCCAAGATGATTCGCACCCTCACCTCCAGCACGCTGACGGGCTGGCAGGAGAGCAGCACCGAGGCCACCGACCTGTCGCAGCTCAGCGCCTCGTTCCAGATCGACCAGGGCAAGGCAACCTCCTCGGACCTGTTGCTGATTGGCCCGCTGGTACGGATGACCGGCGCCGGCACGATCGATCTGACCGCCAAATCGCTGGCATTCCGGGTCGAGCCGAAACTGGTGATGACCACGCAGGGTCAGGGTCGCAGCGGCGATCCGGTCGGTTTCGGCATCCCGGTGGTGGTCGATGGCCCCTGGAACGCACCGCGGATCTTCCCCGACGCCGCCGGCATTCTGGACAATCCGGACGCGGCTTACGCCAGGCTGCGCCAACTCGGCCAGGGCCTGTTCGGTGCGCTCGGCGGCCAAGACGCAAGCGGCAGCGGCGCGCTTAGCGGCGAGCTTGGCAAGACGCTCGGAAAGCTGATCCAGCAAGGGCTGGATGGCCAGCAGCCCGGCGGCCAAACGCCCGACGGCCGCGAGCCCCGCGGCATCGCGCCGCAAAACCCCGCGCCGCAATCCGAGACAGGGCCGGGCGCACCGACCAATCCTGACGACGACGCGGCGATGAACGCGATCATGAAGCGGCTATTCAACCGCTGA
- a CDS encoding Crp/Fnr family transcriptional regulator, whose amino-acid sequence MTKQAEFAVILKMNPMFADLGPDELQRISGLCHTRQLATGEMLFQKGDAGDALFGVRRGQIRIETGAPDGSRLTLNFQGPGDLFGEVAVLDGESRTADAAASEPTELFVLRREDFLGHLEREPKVALKLIALLCQRIRWMSERMEESVLQPLPVRLARRLCALASDFGSEVHISQEQLGVFVGAARESVNRQLQSWRKDGILDLQRGRILLKNVGRLTAVARNE is encoded by the coding sequence ATGACCAAACAGGCCGAATTTGCCGTGATCCTGAAGATGAACCCGATGTTCGCGGATCTCGGGCCCGACGAATTGCAGCGCATTTCCGGGCTCTGCCATACCCGGCAGCTCGCGACCGGCGAGATGCTGTTTCAAAAGGGTGACGCCGGCGACGCGCTGTTCGGCGTCCGGCGCGGCCAGATCCGGATCGAAACCGGCGCGCCGGACGGCAGCCGTCTGACCTTGAATTTCCAGGGGCCCGGCGATCTGTTCGGAGAGGTCGCGGTGCTCGACGGCGAGAGCCGCACCGCGGATGCCGCCGCGAGCGAGCCGACTGAATTGTTCGTGCTGCGGCGCGAAGATTTTCTCGGCCATCTCGAGCGCGAGCCGAAAGTGGCGCTGAAACTGATTGCGCTGCTGTGCCAGCGGATCAGGTGGATGAGCGAGCGCATGGAGGAATCGGTGCTGCAGCCGCTGCCGGTGCGGCTGGCGCGCCGGCTGTGCGCGCTGGCGTCTGATTTCGGCTCCGAGGTGCACATCTCGCAAGAGCAGCTCGGCGTCTTCGTCGGCGCCGCGCGCGAAAGCGTCAACCGGCAATTGCAGAGCTGGCGCAAGGACGGCATCCTCGACCTGCAGCGCGGCCGTATCCTTTTGAAGAATGTCGGCAGGCTGACCGCGGTGGCGCGCAACGAGTAG
- a CDS encoding adenylate/guanylate cyclase domain-containing protein: MVGVSDRIWFRRGGLFAKYVISLVGLVVFVLAVNGALEIWISYRETRTSLLTTMAEKAETTARRVEQAMDDLERQISWVTRASVVTIAQRRADYTQLMQQVPAISQLVQIDSDGREALRLTRSTVSLGSGADFSRDPQYTALGNRNVAFGKAYFRGSRPLMSIAVKHSGRDAAITVAEVDLGFLSGLVGDAQVGKVGTAYLVDPDGLVLASSSHAEPLGEDLSGLPQVATLLGNGRELATSGQDREGHAVLAAAQPIPRLGWFALFEQPRSQALAPVGDLLLRIALLIGFGLLVAIVAGMVLARRMLIPIRALGEGAGRLEAGDFDHRIEVRTSDELEQLADQFNAMAGQLRETYSGLESKVEERTADLARSVNELKVLEEVGRAVASSLDLDAVLPTVAARALEITHADAVLIYDYDPADRSFGLVEAIGVDTAADPAGAYATIAEASILGDAALRGRPIAVPDLAAAEDHPLKHLAIAAGFHSVLVVPLVDQQGVLGSLIVLRSGVGEFSANLTGLMRTFAHQSVLAMRNARLFHEVDQKGRELEAAHDTVQQQAAKLQEQTDQLKNWNRSLEQRVDKQLGEIERIRRLERFLAPQVAQLIASSDGHDSLLDSHRREVTVVFCDLRGFTAFTESSEPEEAMNVLREYHAALGELIFRYEGTLDRYAGDGVMVLFNAPIALADHTKRAIKMAVEMRDAIGELTETWRRRGHSLGFGMGIALGYATLGQIGFERRLEYAAIGSVTNLASRLCDEAKAGQIVVSQRAFAMVEQWAEARPIAPLSLKGFARPVPAVEILRWREAADTDTDVAGLGGGAAFQ, encoded by the coding sequence ATGGTCGGCGTCAGCGACAGGATCTGGTTTCGGCGCGGCGGGTTGTTCGCCAAATACGTGATCTCGCTGGTCGGCCTCGTCGTGTTCGTGCTGGCGGTGAACGGCGCGCTGGAAATCTGGATCAGCTATCGTGAGACCCGGACGTCGCTGCTCACCACGATGGCCGAGAAGGCCGAGACCACCGCGCGGCGCGTCGAGCAGGCGATGGACGATCTGGAGCGGCAGATCAGCTGGGTGACCCGCGCCAGCGTGGTGACGATCGCGCAGCGCCGCGCCGACTACACCCAGCTGATGCAGCAGGTGCCGGCGATCAGCCAACTGGTCCAGATCGACAGCGACGGCCGCGAGGCGCTGCGGCTGACGCGCTCGACCGTGTCGCTCGGCAGCGGCGCGGATTTCTCGCGCGACCCGCAATACACCGCGCTCGGCAACCGCAACGTCGCGTTCGGCAAGGCCTATTTTCGCGGTTCCCGGCCGTTGATGTCGATCGCTGTCAAGCATTCCGGCCGCGACGCCGCCATCACCGTCGCCGAGGTCGATCTGGGTTTCCTGTCCGGCCTTGTCGGCGATGCCCAGGTCGGCAAGGTCGGCACGGCCTATCTGGTCGATCCCGACGGGTTGGTGCTTGCCAGTTCCAGCCATGCAGAGCCTCTTGGCGAGGACCTCTCCGGGCTGCCGCAGGTGGCGACGCTGCTCGGCAATGGCCGAGAGCTCGCGACGTCGGGACAGGACCGCGAGGGACATGCGGTGCTGGCGGCGGCGCAGCCGATCCCGCGGCTCGGCTGGTTCGCGCTGTTCGAACAGCCGCGCAGCCAGGCGCTGGCGCCGGTGGGCGATCTGCTGCTGCGGATCGCACTACTGATCGGCTTCGGCCTGCTGGTGGCGATCGTCGCCGGAATGGTGCTGGCGCGCCGGATGCTGATTCCGATCCGCGCGCTGGGCGAAGGCGCCGGCCGGCTTGAGGCCGGCGATTTCGACCATCGCATCGAGGTGCGCACCTCCGACGAGCTGGAGCAGCTCGCCGATCAGTTCAACGCCATGGCCGGGCAATTGCGGGAAACCTATTCCGGCCTCGAATCCAAGGTCGAAGAGCGCACCGCCGATCTGGCGCGCTCGGTCAACGAACTCAAAGTGCTCGAGGAGGTCGGCCGCGCGGTGGCGTCGTCGCTCGATCTCGACGCCGTGCTGCCCACCGTCGCGGCGCGGGCGCTGGAGATCACCCATGCGGATGCGGTGCTAATCTACGATTACGATCCGGCGGATCGCAGCTTCGGCCTGGTCGAGGCGATCGGGGTCGATACCGCGGCCGATCCCGCCGGCGCCTATGCGACGATCGCGGAGGCCAGCATTCTGGGTGACGCCGCGCTGCGCGGCCGCCCGATCGCGGTGCCGGATCTGGCCGCGGCCGAGGACCATCCGCTCAAGCATCTGGCGATCGCCGCCGGCTTTCATTCGGTGCTGGTGGTGCCTTTGGTCGACCAACAGGGCGTGCTCGGCTCATTGATCGTGCTGCGCAGCGGCGTCGGCGAATTTTCCGCCAACCTCACCGGGCTGATGCGCACCTTCGCCCATCAATCGGTGCTGGCGATGCGCAATGCGCGGCTGTTTCACGAGGTCGATCAGAAGGGCCGCGAACTGGAAGCCGCGCACGACACCGTTCAGCAGCAGGCCGCCAAGCTGCAGGAGCAGACCGACCAACTCAAGAACTGGAACAGGTCGCTGGAGCAACGGGTGGACAAGCAGCTCGGCGAGATCGAGCGGATCCGCCGGCTCGAGCGCTTTCTCGCCCCGCAGGTGGCGCAGCTGATCGCGTCTTCCGACGGCCATGATTCGCTGCTCGACAGCCACCGCCGCGAAGTCACCGTGGTGTTTTGCGACCTGCGCGGCTTCACCGCCTTCACCGAAAGCTCCGAGCCCGAAGAGGCGATGAATGTGCTGCGCGAATATCACGCCGCCCTTGGCGAGCTGATCTTTCGCTATGAGGGCACGCTCGACCGCTATGCCGGCGACGGCGTGATGGTGCTGTTCAACGCCCCGATCGCCCTGGCCGACCACACCAAGCGCGCGATCAAGATGGCGGTGGAGATGCGCGATGCGATTGGCGAACTGACCGAGACTTGGCGCCGCCGCGGCCATAGTCTCGGCTTCGGCATGGGCATCGCGCTGGGCTATGCGACGCTGGGCCAGATCGGCTTCGAACGGCGGCTGGAATATGCGGCGATCGGCAGCGTCACAAACCTCGCCTCGCGGCTGTGCGACGAGGCCAAGGCCGGGCAGATCGTGGTCAGCCAGCGCGCCTTCGCGATGGTCGAGCAATGGGCCGAGGCACGGCCGATCGCGCCGCTGTCGCTGAAGGGCTTCGCCCGCCCGGTGCCGGCGGTGGAAATCCTGCGCTGGCGCGAAGCCGCCGACACCGACACCGACGTCGCGGGCCTTGGCGGCGGCGCCGCGTTCCAGTAA
- a CDS encoding efflux RND transporter permease subunit, which translates to MALNVSSWSIRHPLPSVVFSIILLALGWISFTKLAVTRLPSADIPVISVAVAQFGAAPAELEAQVTKTIEDGVSGVEGVRHIASSITDGLSVTTIQFALETNTDRALNDVKDAVTRVRANLPQNVNEPLIQRVDVIGLPIVTYAAISPGKTPEQLSWFVDDVVKRALQGVRGVAQVERIGGVEREILVSLNPDRMQAAGLTALDVSRRLRGTNVDLAGGRAEIGKNDQAIRTLAGAKTLNELAGTMISLPAGGEVRLDDLGTVTDTIADRRTFARFNGEPVVALGIKRSKGASDVVVAAAVQKRIDTLKAAYPDVDLKLIDTSVDFTKGNYEAAISTLFEGATLAVIVVFLFLRDFRATVIAAISLPLSIFPAFWAMDMLGFSLNLVSFLAITLSTGILVDDAIVEIENIVRHMRMGKSPYRAALEAADEIGLAVIAISLTIIAIFAPASFMSGIAGQFFKQFGITVSVQVFFSLLAARFVTPVLAAYFLKDHPHEEKPPGAVLRTYTRLVTWSVKHYYVTVLIGFGIFAASIWSITLLPQGFLPAQDTARSLLAVELPPGSQLAFTEKTTEDIVARLRKRPEVRSVFVDGGRVPPGIFEVRRAALIINYTPKGDRDITQRQLELDISKELQSIPDIRYWFLDENGLRAISLVVTGNDSNIVTNVAQELATQMKRIQIISNVISETSLDRPELRIQPRADLAARLGVSTESLSETIRVATIGDVGPALAKFDAGDRLVPIRVQLEDSARADLRTLEQLRVPILGGRGAVPLSVVADVKFDQGPTSINRYDRERQATVAADLVGNAALGNATKLIYDLPVMKTLPKGVKVSPSGDAESLNELSEGFATAISAGLMMVYAVLVLLFGTFLQPITILFSLPLSIGGAIGALLVTGKQLTTPVWIGMLMLMGIVTKNAIMLVEFAVESIRDGKSREAAMIDAGQKRARPIVMTTIAMVAGMMPSALAFGAGGEFRSPMALAVIGGLLFSTILSLIFVPAMFMMMDDVGQLSWRFGKKLLTTTSADEDDADHPAPPKPHAPPPPQPPLPAQPRTESTPPAKSLAFWRSK; encoded by the coding sequence ATGGCACTGAATGTCTCATCCTGGTCGATCCGGCATCCGCTGCCCTCCGTCGTCTTCTCGATCATCCTGCTGGCGCTGGGCTGGATCAGTTTCACCAAGCTGGCGGTGACGCGGCTGCCGAGCGCCGACATCCCGGTGATCTCGGTGGCGGTGGCGCAATTCGGCGCGGCGCCCGCCGAGCTTGAAGCGCAGGTCACCAAGACGATCGAGGACGGCGTCTCCGGCGTCGAAGGCGTGCGTCACATCGCCTCGTCGATCACCGACGGCTTGTCGGTGACCACGATCCAGTTCGCGCTGGAAACCAACACCGACCGGGCGCTGAACGACGTCAAGGACGCGGTCACCCGCGTCCGCGCCAATTTGCCGCAGAATGTCAACGAACCGCTGATCCAGCGCGTCGACGTGATCGGGCTGCCGATCGTCACCTATGCGGCGATCTCGCCGGGCAAGACGCCCGAGCAATTGTCCTGGTTCGTCGACGACGTGGTCAAGCGTGCGCTGCAGGGCGTGCGCGGCGTCGCGCAGGTCGAGCGCATCGGCGGCGTCGAGCGCGAGATCCTGGTCTCGCTCAATCCGGACCGGATGCAGGCCGCGGGCCTCACCGCGCTCGATGTCAGCCGTCGCCTGCGCGGCACCAATGTCGATCTCGCCGGCGGCCGCGCTGAGATCGGCAAGAACGATCAGGCGATCCGCACGCTGGCCGGCGCCAAGACCCTGAACGAACTCGCCGGCACCATGATCAGCCTGCCGGCCGGCGGCGAGGTCCGGCTCGACGATCTCGGCACCGTGACCGACACCATCGCCGATCGCCGCACCTTCGCGCGATTCAACGGCGAGCCGGTGGTGGCGCTCGGCATCAAGCGCTCCAAGGGCGCCAGCGACGTCGTCGTCGCCGCCGCGGTGCAGAAGCGGATCGACACGCTGAAGGCGGCCTATCCGGACGTCGACCTGAAACTGATCGACACCTCGGTGGATTTCACCAAAGGCAATTACGAAGCCGCTATCTCGACTCTGTTCGAGGGCGCGACGCTGGCGGTGATCGTCGTATTCCTGTTCCTGCGCGACTTCCGCGCCACCGTGATCGCCGCGATCTCGCTGCCTTTGTCGATCTTCCCGGCATTCTGGGCGATGGACATGCTGGGATTCTCACTGAATCTGGTCAGCTTCCTCGCCATCACGCTGTCGACCGGCATTCTGGTCGACGACGCCATCGTCGAGATCGAAAATATCGTCCGCCATATGCGGATGGGTAAATCGCCCTATCGCGCCGCGCTGGAAGCCGCCGACGAGATCGGCCTGGCGGTGATCGCGATCTCGCTGACCATCATCGCGATCTTCGCGCCGGCCAGCTTCATGTCCGGGATCGCCGGGCAGTTCTTCAAGCAATTCGGCATCACCGTGTCGGTGCAGGTGTTCTTCTCGCTACTGGCGGCGCGCTTCGTGACGCCGGTGCTGGCGGCCTATTTCCTCAAGGATCATCCGCACGAGGAGAAGCCGCCGGGGGCCGTGCTGCGCACCTACACCCGGCTGGTGACCTGGTCGGTGAAGCATTATTACGTCACGGTGCTGATCGGCTTTGGCATCTTTGCCGCGTCGATCTGGAGCATCACGCTGCTGCCGCAGGGCTTCCTGCCGGCGCAGGACACCGCGCGCTCGCTGCTGGCGGTGGAATTGCCGCCCGGCAGCCAGCTCGCCTTCACCGAAAAGACCACCGAGGACATCGTGGCGCGCTTGCGCAAGCGGCCCGAGGTCCGAAGCGTATTCGTCGACGGCGGCCGGGTGCCGCCCGGAATCTTCGAAGTGCGCCGCGCCGCGCTGATCATCAACTACACGCCGAAGGGCGACCGCGACATCACCCAGCGCCAGCTCGAGCTCGATATCAGCAAGGAGCTGCAGAGCATTCCGGACATCCGCTACTGGTTCCTCGACGAGAACGGGCTGCGCGCGATCTCGCTGGTGGTCACCGGCAACGACAGCAACATCGTCACCAACGTCGCCCAGGAGCTGGCGACCCAGATGAAGCGGATTCAGATCATCTCCAACGTGATCTCGGAGACCTCGCTGGACCGGCCCGAATTGCGAATCCAGCCGCGCGCCGATCTGGCCGCGCGGCTTGGCGTCTCGACCGAAAGCCTGTCCGAAACCATCCGGGTCGCCACCATCGGCGATGTCGGCCCGGCGCTGGCCAAATTCGACGCCGGCGACCGATTGGTGCCGATCCGGGTCCAGCTCGAAGATTCCGCCCGCGCCGATCTGCGCACGCTGGAGCAATTGCGGGTGCCGATCCTCGGCGGCCGCGGTGCGGTGCCGCTGTCGGTGGTCGCCGACGTCAAATTCGATCAGGGCCCGACCAGCATCAACCGCTACGACCGCGAACGCCAGGCCACGGTGGCCGCCGACCTGGTCGGCAACGCCGCGCTCGGCAACGCCACCAAACTGATCTACGACCTGCCGGTGATGAAGACGCTGCCGAAGGGCGTCAAAGTCAGCCCGTCCGGCGACGCCGAGAGCCTGAACGAATTGTCGGAAGGCTTCGCCACCGCGATCAGCGCCGGGCTGATGATGGTCTATGCGGTGCTGGTACTGTTGTTCGGCACCTTCCTGCAGCCGATCACCATCCTGTTCTCGCTGCCGCTGTCGATCGGCGGCGCGATCGGGGCACTGCTGGTGACCGGCAAGCAACTGACCACGCCGGTCTGGATCGGCATGCTGATGCTGATGGGCATCGTCACCAAGAACGCCATCATGCTGGTCGAATTCGCCGTCGAATCGATCCGCGACGGCAAGTCGCGCGAAGCGGCGATGATCGACGCCGGCCAGAAACGCGCCCGCCCGATCGTGATGACCACCATCGCGATGGTGGCCGGCATGATGCCGAGCGCGCTGGCGTTCGGCGCCGGCGGCGAATTCCGCTCGCCGATGGCGCTGGCGGTGATCGGCGGGTTGTTGTTCTCGACCATTCTTTCGCTGATCTTCGTGCCGGCGATGTTCATGATGATGGACGATGTCGGGCAATTGTCGTGGCGGTTCGGCAAGAAGCTGCTGACCACCACCAGCGCCGACGAGGACGACGCCGACCATCCCGCGCCGCCAAAGCCCCATGCACCACCGCCGCCACAGCCGCCGCTGCCTGCGCAGCCGCGTACCGAATCGACACCGCCCGCCAAGAGCCTGGCGTTCTGGCGCAGCAAATAG
- a CDS encoding efflux RND transporter periplasmic adaptor subunit, translated as MMTSLAPIDRSRRRPLHRCGALLALLAISTMTQPVRAAEEAEPGKGAAVTVVKAGKSCFAAIVDVFGILIPREEVAIRPDRPGSKVTEVMVEAGQTVTKDQPMARLATLDGSSVTVQAPVAGLVSDSSAVIGTIASAKGEALFSIITGNQFDLVGQVPVSDLPKLAIDQPARIKIVGADEVDGKVRRIAATIEPNTQLGQVFVAVDSSERLLSNASGRAMIKTGESCGIAVPLTAVLYSPAGTVVQVVRRQMVETKRVEVGLMSGGQVEIREGLQDGDIVVSRAGAMLREGDPVRPVLAADAAAK; from the coding sequence ATGATGACCAGCCTTGCCCCGATCGATCGATCCCGCCGACGCCCGCTGCACCGCTGCGGCGCGCTGCTGGCCTTGCTGGCGATCTCTACGATGACGCAGCCCGTCCGCGCCGCCGAGGAGGCCGAGCCCGGCAAGGGCGCCGCCGTCACCGTGGTCAAAGCCGGCAAATCCTGCTTTGCGGCGATCGTCGACGTGTTCGGCATTTTGATCCCGCGCGAGGAAGTCGCGATCCGCCCTGATCGACCGGGCTCGAAGGTGACCGAGGTGATGGTCGAGGCCGGCCAGACCGTCACCAAGGACCAGCCGATGGCCCGGTTGGCGACGCTCGACGGCAGCAGCGTGACGGTGCAGGCGCCGGTCGCCGGCCTCGTCAGCGACTCTTCGGCGGTGATCGGCACCATCGCCTCGGCCAAGGGCGAGGCGCTGTTCAGCATCATCACCGGGAACCAGTTCGACCTGGTCGGTCAGGTCCCGGTGTCCGATCTGCCGAAGCTGGCGATCGACCAGCCCGCCAGGATCAAGATCGTCGGCGCCGACGAGGTCGACGGCAAGGTCCGGCGCATTGCGGCGACGATCGAACCCAACACCCAGCTCGGCCAGGTGTTCGTCGCGGTGGACTCGTCAGAGCGGCTGCTGAGCAATGCCTCGGGTCGCGCCATGATCAAGACCGGGGAAAGCTGCGGCATCGCGGTGCCGCTGACCGCGGTGCTGTACAGCCCCGCCGGCACCGTGGTCCAGGTGGTGCGGCGGCAAATGGTCGAGACCAAGCGGGTCGAGGTCGGGTTGATGTCCGGCGGCCAGGTTGAAATTCGCGAAGGCCTCCAGGACGGCGACATCGTGGTGTCGCGCGCCGGCGCGATGCTGCGCGAAGGCGACCCGGTGCGCCCGGTGCTGGCCGCCGACGCCGCGGCGAAGTAG